From Sulfurovum zhangzhouensis, the proteins below share one genomic window:
- a CDS encoding 7TM diverse intracellular signaling domain-containing protein encodes MKKRVFIQRLVFLCLFCVSFLYSEVINIDQSGISLLKYSDVYIDQDDKTLSQIIDQDLFQPYHEDYITTGVSKKKVWIKFDFANQTEFVQEKILLFGTPFIEHIHLYRESLFSKPDVQGQAHPRDDHRTELHYYKIRLEPHTTKTYYATVFSDYTYLNFKVTLEDEVTYHEQDQEKQFTDIFLVGFIFALMIYSFLISFYIKDKSYFFYGLYLIPLLSYQLKYVGLTQIYLPKELIILDLKATIIRGYLLMITNALFAMHFLDIKRYKKLYGTFIIYIVTATISMMIFHEPDAIGYRLSSLFALFLLIFNLSVAVYVYTKGSKQARLYITGFFIVFLSYIGVISDSLGLSTLFVEHNNLFLIAASFEAIVLSLAFADRYMILQQEKEKVNRLLLAESQMREDRVKAEVEEKTKQLSEALKTKELLLQEVHHRVKNNLQILFSLIKLQKESIQNNDHQSILNDIGNRVNAIAKSYEMLTLDEHLDQIDMKLYMESLAHNLYQSFISKGKNIAIDIDVDVTLSIKEAVYIGLVANEIITNSHKYAFDEGGGKIFITFHQNNGRYRLVIEDNGKGFDLKSEMSSLGLKLINILVLDQLQGELSIDTQGRTRYEITFTLPQYDQQI; translated from the coding sequence ATGAAAAAAAGGGTTTTTATTCAAAGATTAGTCTTTCTATGCCTTTTCTGTGTATCTTTTCTTTATTCCGAAGTGATTAATATTGATCAAAGCGGAATATCTCTACTGAAATATAGTGATGTTTATATTGATCAAGATGATAAAACTCTCTCTCAAATAATAGATCAAGACCTCTTTCAGCCATATCATGAGGATTATATTACTACTGGTGTAAGTAAGAAAAAGGTTTGGATCAAATTTGATTTTGCTAATCAAACAGAGTTTGTTCAAGAAAAAATCCTACTCTTTGGTACCCCTTTTATCGAACATATCCATTTATACCGTGAAAGTCTTTTCTCTAAGCCGGATGTACAGGGACAGGCACATCCCCGTGATGACCATAGGACAGAATTACACTATTATAAGATACGACTTGAGCCGCATACTACAAAAACGTATTATGCTACAGTGTTCTCTGACTATACCTATCTCAATTTCAAGGTTACCCTGGAAGATGAAGTCACTTATCATGAACAGGATCAGGAAAAACAGTTTACAGACATATTTTTGGTTGGGTTTATTTTTGCCTTGATGATCTATAGTTTTTTGATCTCTTTTTACATTAAAGACAAGAGTTATTTTTTCTATGGACTCTATCTCATTCCATTACTCTCTTATCAACTGAAATATGTAGGACTTACACAGATTTATTTACCTAAAGAACTGATTATTCTTGACCTCAAAGCAACCATTATAAGAGGTTATTTGCTTATGATAACGAATGCTCTGTTTGCAATGCATTTTTTGGATATTAAGCGTTATAAGAAGCTTTATGGGACATTTATCATTTATATTGTCACTGCTACGATATCAATGATGATATTTCATGAGCCGGATGCTATTGGTTATCGACTTTCGTCTTTATTTGCACTTTTTTTACTTATTTTTAATTTAAGTGTTGCAGTCTATGTCTATACAAAAGGGTCTAAACAGGCAAGACTTTACATTACCGGTTTTTTTATCGTGTTCCTTTCTTATATCGGAGTGATATCTGATTCATTGGGACTAAGTACACTTTTTGTTGAACATAACAATCTATTTCTTATTGCAGCTTCGTTTGAGGCTATTGTACTTTCTCTTGCTTTTGCTGATCGTTATATGATTTTACAGCAAGAGAAAGAAAAAGTGAATAGACTTTTGCTTGCAGAGTCACAAATGCGAGAAGATCGAGTTAAAGCTGAGGTTGAAGAGAAAACGAAACAACTGAGTGAAGCACTTAAGACCAAAGAATTACTGCTTCAGGAGGTTCACCATAGAGTGAAAAATAATCTTCAGATCCTTTTTTCCCTCATTAAATTACAAAAAGAAAGTATTCAGAATAATGATCATCAATCTATTCTCAATGATATTGGAAATAGAGTGAATGCGATTGCTAAAAGTTATGAAATGCTGACGTTAGATGAACATTTAGATCAGATTGATATGAAACTCTATATGGAGTCATTGGCCCATAATCTGTATCAAAGTTTTATAAGTAAAGGTAAGAATATAGCTATAGATATTGATGTTGATGTGACTCTTTCTATCAAAGAAGCAGTGTATATCGGTCTTGTTGCAAATGAGATTATCACCAATTCACACAAGTATGCATTTGATGAAGGAGGAGGTAAAATCTTTATTACATTTCATCAGAATAATGGCAGGTATAGACTCGTCATTGAAGATAATGGTAAAGGTTTTGATCTGAAAAGTGAAATGAGCTCTCTCGGGTTAAAGCTGATCAATATTTTAGTCCTTGATCAGCTGCAAGGAGAGTTATCGATTGATACTCAAGGCAGAACAAGATACGAGATCACATTTACTCTGCCACAATATGACCAACAAATTTAG
- a CDS encoding DNA-deoxyinosine glycosylase: protein MSQESIEHPFKPIVFKDTEILILGSFPSIQSFENNFYYGHPRNQFWKIMEALTGYPINNRDQKIWLLKVAKVGLWDMIASCQRNNSLDSSLEDEEVNDIEGLLEKYPKIKKICFTGKKAEALYKKHFSHLSIETCYLPSPSPAYAAMDFEQKVVQYRQNLGCQQGL from the coding sequence GTGAGTCAAGAGTCTATTGAACATCCTTTTAAGCCTATTGTTTTTAAAGACACAGAGATTTTGATACTTGGATCATTTCCAAGTATCCAATCATTTGAGAATAACTTTTATTATGGTCATCCCCGTAATCAGTTTTGGAAGATTATGGAAGCGTTAACCGGTTATCCTATCAATAACCGGGACCAGAAAATATGGTTGCTTAAAGTGGCAAAAGTCGGACTTTGGGATATGATCGCTTCTTGTCAGAGGAATAATTCATTGGATAGTTCTCTGGAGGATGAAGAGGTCAACGATATAGAAGGACTCTTAGAAAAATATCCAAAGATAAAAAAGATCTGTTTTACAGGCAAGAAAGCAGAGGCACTTTATAAAAAACATTTTTCTCACTTATCTATAGAGACTTGCTACCTACCATCACCATCACCGGCTTATGCAGCTATGGATTTTGAGCAAAAAGTAGTACAATATCGTCAGAACTTAGGATGTCAACAAGGATTATAA
- the ftsA gene encoding cell division protein FtsA, giving the protein MNKTILAIDIGSINICAIIAEIKDNGRVQIQGHGITRSQGVKKGAITNIELASKSIKKALNDAKRIAGSNISSAIVSISNAYAKSLNSTGVVNIPHKDISIKELERVMKTALYNANIPNEFDIVHVLPYNFKVDDQDFIEDPYGMNASRLEVDVNIIMTQKSNLANLTKAVRSAGVEIEGIVLSGYASAIATMDEDDKELGVAVIDLGGQTSNLVIHTGNSIRYNDFLGVGSNHITNDLSMALHTPLQIAENVKLRHGNLSETSNEIIELPIIGDEESRNGVSLEIVHSVIFARVEETLMLLAKSLDKSALREQIGAGIILTGGMTKLKGIRELAQSIFPTMPVRVGYPNEEKIDGLFDELKSPEFSTAVGLILYSAGGHTEYEINFNQELLHSKTIHKEDLGDIRITQKNEHREERNALHPKPETKRDVNQEENIIFDDLPDISKGNNHPLKKFVNWAKQLF; this is encoded by the coding sequence TTGAATAAGACAATTTTAGCTATAGATATCGGTTCTATTAATATATGTGCGATCATAGCTGAAATCAAGGATAATGGAAGAGTTCAAATACAAGGTCATGGCATCACAAGATCACAAGGTGTTAAAAAAGGTGCCATAACCAACATAGAACTTGCTTCAAAGTCAATCAAAAAGGCGCTTAACGATGCTAAACGCATCGCAGGCAGTAATATCTCATCTGCTATCGTTTCTATCTCAAATGCTTATGCAAAAAGCCTGAACTCCACTGGTGTTGTCAATATCCCTCATAAAGATATCTCTATTAAAGAACTTGAACGTGTAATGAAAACTGCACTGTATAATGCAAATATCCCAAATGAATTTGATATCGTGCATGTGCTTCCTTATAACTTTAAAGTAGATGATCAAGACTTTATCGAAGATCCATATGGGATGAATGCAAGCAGACTTGAAGTAGATGTCAATATCATTATGACACAAAAGTCTAATCTTGCCAATCTTACCAAAGCTGTACGCTCAGCCGGTGTAGAGATCGAAGGAATTGTACTCAGCGGTTATGCATCTGCAATTGCCACAATGGACGAAGATGACAAAGAGCTTGGCGTAGCAGTCATTGACCTGGGAGGTCAGACAAGTAATCTTGTCATCCATACGGGTAACTCTATTAGATACAATGATTTCTTAGGCGTTGGATCAAATCATATTACCAACGATCTTTCCATGGCGCTACATACCCCTTTGCAAATTGCTGAAAATGTCAAGTTACGTCACGGGAATCTTAGTGAAACAAGTAATGAAATCATTGAACTTCCAATTATCGGTGATGAAGAGAGTCGAAACGGCGTCTCTCTAGAGATTGTACATTCAGTTATCTTTGCGAGAGTAGAAGAAACCTTAATGCTTTTAGCAAAATCCCTTGACAAAAGCGCACTTAGAGAGCAGATAGGTGCCGGTATCATACTGACCGGCGGTATGACAAAACTCAAAGGTATAAGAGAGTTGGCCCAATCTATCTTCCCGACGATGCCTGTACGTGTAGGATATCCTAACGAAGAGAAGATTGATGGTCTTTTTGATGAGTTAAAAAGTCCTGAGTTCTCCACTGCCGTAGGTTTGATACTTTACAGTGCAGGTGGTCACACAGAATATGAGATCAACTTTAACCAAGAGTTGCTACACTCAAAAACAATCCATAAAGAAGATCTCGGTGATATAAGAATCACACAAAAAAATGAACATAGAGAAGAGCGTAATGCACTTCATCCAAAACCGGAAACAAAGAGAGATGTAAATCAAGAGGAGAATATCATCTTTGATGATTTACCGGATATCAGTAAAGGAAATAATCATCCACTAAAAAAATTTGTAAATTGGGCGAAGCAGCTTTTTTAG
- a CDS encoding DUF4149 domain-containing protein gives MSKYFRMATMAYLVLLGVMLGAGLFAGVVVAPVTFNTVSWLGSEVLTHYQEGQIMTENFVRLSYLVNFVVVAVILYEGYKYKKFERDWITQAATFFVVATGMLFAHYYLPDIITMQQAGETATQSQTFINTHKGSELNFKLFSLALLVLMIRNMQKACK, from the coding sequence ATGAGCAAATATTTTAGAATGGCAACAATGGCATATTTGGTATTGCTTGGTGTAATGCTGGGTGCAGGTCTTTTTGCAGGTGTTGTAGTAGCTCCAGTGACGTTCAATACCGTTTCATGGTTAGGGAGTGAAGTGCTCACCCACTATCAGGAAGGTCAGATCATGACAGAGAACTTTGTACGCCTTTCCTATCTTGTTAACTTTGTGGTAGTTGCCGTAATTCTATATGAGGGGTATAAATATAAAAAGTTTGAGAGAGACTGGATCACACAGGCAGCTACTTTCTTTGTGGTAGCTACGGGAATGCTGTTTGCCCACTATTATCTGCCTGATATTATTACGATGCAGCAGGCAGGAGAGACTGCAACACAGAGTCAAACTTTTATCAATACACACAAGGGTAGTGAACTTAACTTCAAATTATTTTCTTTGGCACTGTTGGTTTTGATGATTCGTAATATGCAAAAGGCATGTAAGTGA
- a CDS encoding M48 family metallopeptidase, protein MLETVIGLYSLYTFLRVYISVMQIGYINQEKCKAPVLMSAEKYFTAGSYAVAKERLSLIETFVDYLMFLWWVLAGFTWLSGMVQVESVLLNAVLFLFGFIAINYIVGLPFELYQTFKIDEAYGFNKMTPGLFINDMIKSVLMFIIFGGALFTLLAWIISNFTMWWLWGFVLIFAVAVLVNVLYPTVIAPIFNKFEPIEEGELKEEITKLMEQVGLKSDGIFTMDASKRDSRLNAYFGGLGKSKRVVLFDTLLAKLNTKELLAVLGHELGHFSHGDIWKNIGLMGLLLFIAFYLFGHLPEALFLEMGVMQHAGVQIAMLLLLLPLVSFIFTPFMSYVSRHNEYAADEFGSQMGGKENLVSALLKLITENKAFPKSHPLVIFFYYTHPPVLERLKELGYDATGVVVGEESEVPKDGIFTFIGDENCK, encoded by the coding sequence ATGTTAGAGACAGTTATAGGACTCTATTCACTGTACACTTTTTTGAGAGTCTATATCTCAGTAATGCAGATTGGGTACATCAACCAAGAGAAGTGTAAAGCACCCGTATTGATGAGTGCAGAGAAATATTTTACTGCGGGCAGTTATGCTGTGGCTAAAGAGAGACTCTCATTAATAGAAACTTTTGTAGACTATTTGATGTTTCTGTGGTGGGTTTTGGCAGGCTTTACATGGTTATCCGGCATGGTACAGGTTGAAAGTGTATTGTTGAATGCTGTTCTCTTTTTGTTTGGTTTTATTGCAATCAACTATATCGTAGGGTTGCCGTTTGAACTCTATCAGACATTTAAAATCGATGAAGCGTACGGGTTCAATAAGATGACACCGGGACTATTTATAAACGATATGATCAAGTCAGTTTTGATGTTCATTATCTTTGGAGGAGCACTGTTTACATTGTTGGCATGGATTATTTCAAACTTTACTATGTGGTGGTTATGGGGATTTGTTCTGATCTTTGCAGTAGCTGTCCTTGTCAATGTGCTTTATCCTACAGTTATCGCTCCGATATTTAACAAGTTTGAACCGATCGAAGAGGGTGAGCTTAAAGAGGAGATCACCAAGCTGATGGAGCAGGTCGGATTGAAGAGTGACGGGATCTTTACAATGGATGCCAGTAAACGTGATAGCCGGTTGAATGCTTATTTTGGAGGATTGGGAAAGAGCAAGCGTGTTGTACTCTTTGATACACTTTTGGCAAAGCTCAACACGAAAGAACTCCTTGCTGTACTGGGACATGAGCTTGGACACTTCTCGCATGGGGATATATGGAAAAACATAGGCTTAATGGGCTTGTTGCTCTTTATTGCGTTTTATCTTTTTGGACATTTGCCCGAAGCCCTCTTTTTAGAGATGGGAGTGATGCAGCATGCAGGTGTACAGATAGCGATGTTATTATTGTTACTGCCTTTGGTAAGCTTTATCTTTACACCGTTTATGAGTTATGTAAGCCGTCATAATGAATATGCTGCAGATGAATTTGGCTCTCAGATGGGAGGTAAAGAAAACCTGGTCTCTGCATTGCTTAAACTTATAACAGAAAACAAGGCTTTTCCTAAGTCACACCCTTTGGTGATTTTCTTTTATTATACGCATCCACCGGTTCTTGAAAGACTCAAAGAGCTTGGATATGATGCTACCGGTGTGGTAGTAGGTGAAGAGAGTGAAGTACCTAAAGACGGGATATTTACTTTTATCGGTGATGAAAACTGTAAATAA
- a CDS encoding symmetrical bis(5'-nucleosyl)-tetraphosphatase, producing the protein MAVWAIGDLQGCYDAFQRLLDKIKFDPANDKLWLVGDLVNRGEDSLATLEYVYSIRDRVELVLGNHDISLIAAYYGVRKRNKYIDPILDSPHVEKYIHWLRHQKFLHIDYQLGYCMAHAGISPEFDLGMAIRYAKQIEDRLQSGDSEVKVWLKKMFHHTYDRFDRKASIDDIERYILSTFTQMRFCYKDHRLDFDQKGPPTDKKLEEKGMKPWFHVLDRKSVDLKIVFGHWSALGFYNDANVLALDTGCVWNGQLTAARLDSESPEVVSVECHSTQPSNMLLLQSPDHI; encoded by the coding sequence GTGGCGGTATGGGCGATAGGCGACCTGCAGGGTTGTTATGATGCTTTTCAAAGATTACTAGATAAGATAAAATTTGATCCTGCAAATGACAAACTTTGGTTGGTAGGTGATCTGGTCAACAGAGGTGAAGACTCTTTAGCGACTTTAGAGTATGTGTACAGTATCCGTGACCGTGTCGAATTGGTACTCGGCAACCATGATATATCACTTATCGCAGCCTATTACGGCGTGAGAAAGCGTAACAAATATATCGATCCTATCCTGGATTCACCACATGTAGAAAAGTACATCCATTGGTTACGACATCAGAAATTCTTACATATTGACTATCAGTTAGGTTACTGTATGGCACATGCCGGGATCTCTCCGGAGTTTGATCTGGGTATGGCGATACGTTATGCCAAACAGATCGAAGACCGGCTTCAATCAGGTGACTCTGAAGTAAAAGTATGGCTGAAGAAGATGTTTCATCATACCTATGATCGTTTTGATCGTAAAGCAAGCATTGATGATATAGAACGTTATATTTTGAGTACGTTTACACAGATGCGTTTTTGCTATAAAGATCACAGGCTTGATTTTGATCAAAAGGGCCCACCTACAGATAAAAAGCTTGAAGAGAAAGGGATGAAGCCATGGTTCCATGTGCTTGATAGAAAATCTGTAGATCTAAAGATTGTTTTTGGCCATTGGTCAGCATTGGGGTTTTATAATGATGCAAATGTTCTGGCATTGGATACAGGATGTGTTTGGAATGGACAGCTGACAGCGGCAAGATTGGATAGTGAGAGTCCTGAAGTTGTTTCAGTTGAATGTCATTCTACTCAACCATCAAATATGTTACTGCTTCAAAGTCCCGATCATATCTAA
- a CDS encoding UPF0323 family lipoprotein, translating to MKYLKQFSTVASATGLGLLLSTGLTGCVGGGDQQTQEQQQPKGAFVIIEETEPGKYKIKDEFPADETRIVLKQLDGTERVMTQEEMNALLIDEEAKIDNGTSNLTQPQMSSQGGMGLGETILASAAGAIIGSWIGSKLFGNQNYQNNRKAGYKTPSTFTRSQNSFNKAKTSTTSSKKSGFFGSSKTGSGSSSFFGG from the coding sequence ATGAAATACCTTAAGCAATTTTCAACTGTCGCCTCTGCCACTGGACTAGGTCTATTGCTCTCTACAGGACTCACAGGATGTGTCGGTGGAGGAGATCAACAGACACAGGAACAACAGCAGCCAAAAGGTGCCTTTGTAATCATAGAAGAGACTGAGCCGGGAAAATACAAGATCAAAGATGAATTCCCTGCTGACGAGACTCGCATCGTACTTAAACAGCTTGATGGTACAGAAAGAGTAATGACGCAAGAGGAGATGAATGCTCTTCTCATAGATGAAGAGGCAAAGATTGATAATGGTACATCCAATCTTACACAGCCGCAGATGTCTTCTCAAGGTGGTATGGGACTTGGTGAAACGATCCTGGCAAGTGCTGCAGGCGCTATCATCGGGTCATGGATCGGAAGTAAGCTTTTTGGAAATCAAAATTATCAAAATAACCGTAAGGCTGGTTACAAAACGCCTTCAACCTTTACAAGAAGCCAAAACAGTTTTAACAAAGCAAAAACAAGTACTACAAGTTCGAAGAAAAGCGGATTTTTCGGAAGTAGTAAAACCGGCTCAGGAAGCAGCAGCTTCTTTGGAGGGTAA
- a CDS encoding glutathionylspermidine synthase family protein, with amino-acid sequence MKLHKTVPLDTVNLESLGFVWHTDSDKSSYISDELVVINPIEAEAYYEAGNMLYEMFIEAAQYVIDNNLFHEIGIPFNLVEIIKESWENDVHWHLYGRFDLAGGIDGKPIKLLEFNADTPTALFETAIIQWAILKKNGLEETSQFNGLYEALVENFQRLVTLEESVESFYEKYDGWKFLFTSVKGNAEEENTVKLLQHIANEAGYVTEFAYIDEVEFSEEEGIFFEGENYELWFKLIPWEDIALEESDLAMILTDIIKNQKAIIFNPAYTLLFQSKGILKVLWDLYPNHPLLLESSFEPLEGQKQVSKPVFGREGGGVTIIDEQGKELENIPSDYENHKMLYQAYTELPTDSQGFSYQAGVFYAYEACGLGFRKGGKILDNMAKFVGHIVAE; translated from the coding sequence ATGAAACTACATAAAACAGTCCCTCTTGATACTGTTAACCTTGAATCACTTGGCTTTGTCTGGCATACAGACAGTGACAAGAGCAGTTATATCTCAGATGAACTGGTTGTCATCAATCCAATTGAGGCTGAAGCATACTATGAAGCAGGCAATATGCTTTATGAAATGTTCATCGAAGCAGCTCAATACGTCATTGACAACAATCTTTTTCATGAAATCGGTATTCCTTTCAACCTGGTTGAAATAATAAAAGAGTCTTGGGAAAATGATGTACATTGGCATCTTTACGGACGTTTTGATCTTGCTGGTGGGATTGATGGAAAACCGATCAAACTTCTTGAGTTCAATGCAGACACTCCGACCGCACTTTTTGAAACTGCTATTATCCAATGGGCTATCCTCAAAAAAAATGGCCTTGAAGAGACCAGTCAATTCAACGGCCTGTATGAAGCACTTGTAGAAAACTTTCAAAGACTTGTCACACTTGAAGAGAGTGTAGAGTCTTTTTATGAAAAATATGATGGATGGAAGTTTCTCTTTACCTCGGTCAAAGGCAACGCGGAGGAAGAAAATACCGTCAAACTTCTTCAACACATCGCCAATGAAGCAGGATATGTGACTGAGTTTGCCTATATTGATGAAGTAGAGTTCTCAGAAGAAGAAGGGATCTTTTTTGAGGGAGAGAACTATGAACTGTGGTTCAAGCTTATCCCATGGGAAGATATTGCTCTTGAAGAATCAGATCTAGCAATGATCCTTACAGATATTATCAAAAATCAAAAAGCGATCATCTTTAACCCGGCTTATACCCTGCTCTTTCAATCTAAAGGTATTTTAAAAGTGTTATGGGATCTCTATCCTAATCATCCTTTATTGCTTGAAAGCTCTTTTGAGCCGTTAGAAGGACAAAAACAGGTAAGCAAACCGGTCTTTGGCAGAGAAGGCGGCGGTGTCACTATCATTGATGAACAGGGTAAGGAACTTGAGAATATACCTAGCGATTATGAAAATCATAAAATGCTCTATCAAGCCTATACAGAACTCCCAACGGATTCACAAGGATTCAGTTATCAAGCCGGAGTCTTCTATGCTTATGAAGCATGTGGACTAGGATTTAGAAAAGGTGGTAAGATATTGGATAATATGGCTAAATTTGTTGGTCATATTGTGGCAGAGTAA
- the ftsZ gene encoding cell division protein FtsZ: protein MEDFDIEITEAKSSTTGAKIKAIGVGGGGGNMINHMINEGINSIDLIVANTDQQALDSSIAPYKMQLGINATRGLGAGMVPDKGREAALESFEDIKSMLSGSDIVFISAGLGGGTGTGAAPIIAQAAKEVGALTVSVVTSPFKFEGRKRAKLAKDGLEELKRESDSIIVVPNEKLLSIVEKNLGIKESFRMVDDILAQAVGGISKVILSHGENDINLDFADVKTVMSHRGLALMGAGYASGKNAAYDAAKAAIESPLLDNISIDGAMGVLVHFDIHPNYPIMEIGEAMSIIEESADEDASVIFGTTTNTNMAPDEVRITIVATGFEDQSVVAEPTVKKQETLLSSTTTNNINNLRSKMVVGGYNDNEDILDVPTFLRKQMD, encoded by the coding sequence ATGGAAGATTTTGATATAGAGATAACAGAAGCTAAATCAAGTACGACTGGTGCTAAAATAAAAGCTATCGGCGTCGGTGGCGGTGGTGGAAATATGATCAACCACATGATCAATGAAGGGATAAACAGTATCGATCTCATAGTAGCCAATACTGACCAACAAGCTTTGGATAGTTCGATTGCACCTTACAAAATGCAATTAGGTATCAATGCGACGAGAGGACTTGGTGCAGGAATGGTGCCTGATAAAGGTAGAGAAGCTGCATTAGAGAGTTTCGAGGATATAAAATCGATGCTTTCAGGTTCAGATATCGTATTTATCTCTGCCGGTCTAGGTGGCGGTACTGGAACAGGTGCAGCACCTATCATTGCTCAAGCGGCAAAAGAAGTTGGTGCATTGACAGTTTCTGTTGTAACTAGCCCATTCAAGTTCGAAGGACGCAAAAGAGCGAAACTTGCAAAAGATGGTTTGGAAGAACTAAAAAGAGAAAGTGACTCTATCATTGTTGTACCAAATGAAAAACTCCTTTCTATAGTAGAAAAGAACCTTGGTATTAAAGAGAGTTTTAGAATGGTTGACGATATTCTTGCTCAAGCAGTAGGCGGTATCTCTAAAGTGATCCTTTCTCATGGGGAAAATGATATCAACCTGGACTTTGCCGATGTTAAAACAGTAATGAGTCACAGAGGTCTTGCTCTTATGGGTGCTGGATATGCATCAGGTAAGAATGCGGCTTATGATGCGGCAAAAGCGGCAATCGAGTCTCCGCTTCTTGACAATATCTCAATTGACGGGGCAATGGGTGTTCTTGTTCACTTTGATATCCATCCAAATTATCCGATTATGGAAATTGGAGAAGCAATGAGTATTATAGAAGAGAGTGCCGATGAAGATGCTTCTGTAATTTTCGGTACAACTACTAATACCAATATGGCACCTGATGAAGTTAGGATCACTATTGTTGCTACAGGTTTTGAAGATCAAAGCGTTGTTGCTGAACCAACAGTAAAAAAACAAGAAACCCTATTGAGCAGTACAACAACAAACAATATCAATAACCTGAGATCAAAAATGGTTGTAGGTGGGTACAATGACAATGAAGATATACTTGATGTGCCTACATTCCTCAGAAAACAAATGGATTAA
- the prmC gene encoding peptide chain release factor N(5)-glutamine methyltransferase, which translates to MTISQALKWAKNELMEACERPLFEAELLLAYHLEKERLYLHMYIDEEIADIERYKALVERRAKHEPYEYIVGKASFYDIELEVEPGVLIPRPETEILIEKVAQIIEQDGITLMAEIGIGSGAIAVVLARKFPQLHIIATDICDTPLKVAGKNIQKFGLQDQVELRKSNLIDEVPEALELVVSNPPYIAEDFILESNVVDYEPKEALFGGRVGDELLKQIITDISRRGIRYLACEMGYDQKAPIEAFVKDFEIEFIEFYQDLAGFDRGFVIKFKG; encoded by the coding sequence TTGACTATATCTCAAGCACTGAAGTGGGCTAAAAATGAGCTAATGGAAGCATGTGAAAGACCTCTTTTTGAAGCAGAACTTCTGTTAGCCTATCATTTAGAGAAAGAGCGTCTGTATCTCCATATGTATATTGATGAAGAGATAGCGGATATAGAAAGGTATAAAGCATTGGTAGAACGGCGGGCCAAGCATGAACCCTATGAGTATATCGTCGGTAAAGCAAGTTTTTATGATATTGAACTTGAGGTGGAACCTGGCGTACTGATCCCACGTCCTGAAACAGAGATACTTATTGAGAAAGTGGCACAGATCATCGAACAAGATGGGATCACCCTCATGGCAGAGATAGGGATAGGCAGCGGTGCGATCGCAGTGGTACTGGCTAGAAAGTTCCCGCAGCTTCATATTATCGCGACAGATATCTGTGACACACCGCTTAAAGTAGCGGGTAAGAATATTCAGAAGTTTGGTTTGCAAGACCAGGTTGAACTGAGAAAATCCAATCTGATTGATGAAGTACCAGAAGCATTGGAACTTGTGGTCTCCAATCCTCCTTATATTGCTGAAGATTTTATCCTGGAGTCCAATGTCGTAGACTATGAACCTAAGGAAGCACTCTTTGGCGGCAGAGTAGGTGATGAGCTTCTCAAACAGATCATTACGGATATTTCCCGCCGTGGTATCAGATACCTTGCCTGTGAAATGGGGTATGATCAAAAAGCACCTATAGAAGCCTTTGTTAAAGATTTTGAGATAGAATTTATTGAGTTCTATCAAGACCTTGCAGGTTTTGATAGGGGATTTGTGATCAAGTTTAAAGGATAA